A stretch of the Chelonoidis abingdonii isolate Lonesome George chromosome 11, CheloAbing_2.0, whole genome shotgun sequence genome encodes the following:
- the GTPBP3 gene encoding 5-taurinomethyluridine-[tRNA] synthase subunit GTPB3, mitochondrial, whose product MWPGTWRKVLAGLSPVSEAAVRVVKRLYCPAGKRDTIFALSSGHGKCGVAVIRTSGPASGAALRSLTGHQELPRPRTVALRRIHDPSSAETLDRGLVIWFPGPHSFTGEDCSELHVHGGPAVVGGVLQALGCLPGLRPADPGEFTKRAFQNGKLGLTEVEGLGDLIHAETEAQRRQALRQMEGELGQLYQRWSEELTKALAHVEAFIDFSEEDNLEEGVLARVDAAVQTLEEEVRGHLQDGRRGERLRGGVHVVLAGPTNAGKSSLLNLLCQRPAAIVSPVAGTTRDVVESALNIGGYPVVLSDTAGLRETQDAIEREGMSRARERLQRADVVLAVLAAVDVAPEPGCLAEALRAILPPRVPAQQSPCVLVLNKADLLEEGRGGALLGACGEGALPPACLLSCKTGEGVDNLLSLLGTQLEQMCGDPLAGSPSLTQARHRLHLTSCLGSLARYHGYKSLDLVLAAEELRLARRHLGKITGRVSAEEILDIVFRDFCVGK is encoded by the exons ATGTGGCCTGGCACGTGGAGGAAGGTGCTGGCAGGGCTCAGCCCTGTGTCTGAGGCTGctgtcag GGTTGTCAAGCGGCTCTACTGCCCTGCGGGGAAGAGAGACACCATCTTCGCTTTGTCTTCGGGCCATGGGAAATGCGGCGTGGCAGTGATCCGGACCAGCGGCCCCGCCAGTGGAGCAGCCCTGCGGAGTCTAACGGGGCACCAGGAGCTTCCCCGGCCTAGAACCGTCGCCTTGCGGAGGATCCACGACCCCAGCTCCGCAGAGACTCTGGACAGGGGCCTGGTCATCTGGTTCCCAG GGCCCCACAGTTTCACCGGGGAGGACTGCTCCGAGCTGCACGTCCACGGGGGGCCAGCAGTGGTGGGCGGCGTGCTCCAGGCTTTGG GGTGCCTGCCCGGCCTGCGCCCAGCCGACCCTGGCGAGTTCACCAAGCGAGCGTTCCAGAATGGCAAGCTGGGCCTGACCgaggtggaggggctgggggaccTGATCCACGCCGAGACGGAGGCCCAGAGGAGGCAGGCGCTGCGGCAgatggagggggagctggggcagctgTACCAGCGCTGGAGTGAGGAGCTCACCAAG GCTCTGGCCCACGTAGAAGCCTTTATTGACTTCAGCGAAGAAGACAATCTAGAGGAGGGCGTGCTGGCTCGAG TGGATGCTGCTGTGCAGAcgctggaggaggaggtgaggggacaCCTGCAGGACGGGCGGCGCGGAGAGCGGCTGCGCGGGGGAGTTCACGTGGTGCTTGCTGGCCCCACCAACGCTGGCAAGAGCAGCCTGCTCAACCTCCTGT GCCAGAGGCCTGCGGCCATCGTGTCCCCCGTGGCGGGCACGACGCGGGACGTGGTGGAGTCGGCTCTGAACATCGGCGGCTACCCCGTGGTGCTGAGTGACACGGCCGGGCTGCGGGAGACCCAGGACGCCATTGAGAGGGAGGGCATGAGCCGAGCTCGGGAGAG GCTGCAGCGAGCAGACGTGGTGCTGGCCGTGCTGGCCGCGGTGGATGTTGCCCCGGAGCCTGGGTGCCTTGCCGAGGCCTTGCGAGCCATCCTGCCCCCCAGAGTCCCGGCCCAACAGTCGCCCTGCGTCCTGGTCCTGAACAAGGCTGACCTGCTGGAGGAGGGGCGTGGAGGGGCCCTTCTGGgagcctgtggggagggggcgctGCCCCCCGCCTGCCTGCTCTCCTGCAAGACTGGAGAGGGTGTGGACAACCTCCTGAGCCTGCTGGGGACACAGCTGGAGCAGAT GTGCGGCGACCCTCTGGCTGGCTCCCCGAGCCTCACGCAGGCACGGCACCGCCTCCACCTCACCAGCTGCCTGGGCTCACTGGCCCGGTACCATGGCTACAAGTCCCTGGATCTGGTGCTGGCAGCCGAGGAGCTGCGATTGGCCCGCAGGCACCTGGGGAAGATCACGGGCCGAGTCAGTGCCGAGGAGATCCTGGATATCGTCTTCAGGGACTTCTGTGTCGGGAAGTGA
- the PLVAP gene encoding plasmalemma vesicle-associated protein: protein MDKNAYTMAKFGLESRDNLLPKRDCGFYMKYIFLFTSVIQLLIILGLVLFMIYGNTHASTDTHLRRLEEQVQEFYNKMTLLNAKNKNLTQQLNATSKEKLGCSQQLMATQKELEKCNASLRACIAYQAQCQNILIYAEYNKVMAEQCYRNMNILNITCYAEKLSLREARDRLVREAQQQRENCSQVTEKLKQAASTANGERELCRQESISLRAQYSGQSQGQNQCCSLGDKMVGEFQTIRQTIQEKVGTLPYYQASSCGLPVQQMNAQLKTLGDKLQQELQAQAQENGRLHGEKLLSEANLGDCRQQRNRETQQHQHQLQALQAACDAEAKRSYQEKQMLTEEKGRLSQQLQENKQLLAQAENTKAQLESCRKAKGSAFNPGLRNPGNPSTFGNPGTFGNPGTFGNPGTFGNPGTFGNPGIFGNPSTFGNPGTFGNPGTFGNPGTLGNPGTFGNTDRTSLDEIGKRILEAKLPNQFPPKPVAQPSG from the exons ATGGACAAGAACGCCTACACCATGGCCAAGTTCGGCCTGGAGTCCAGGGACAACCTGCTCCCCAAGCGCGACTGTGGCTTCTACATGAAATACATCTTCCTATTCACCTCGGTCATCCAGCTCCTCATCATCCTGGGGCTGGTTCTCTTCATGATCTACGGCAACACCCACGCCAGCACCGACACCCACCTGCGACGCCTGGAGGAGCAGGTCCAGGAGTTCTACAACAAGATGACGCTGCTCAATGCCAAGAACAAAAACCTAACCCAGCAGCTCAACGCCACCAGCAAGGAGAAGCTCGGCTGCTCCCAGCAACTGATGGCAACCCAGAAAGAGCTGGAGAAATGCAACGCCAGCCTGCGGGCCTGCATCGCCTATCAG GCCCAGTGCCAGAATATCTTGATCTACGCTGAGTACAACAAGGTGATGGCAGAGCAGTGCTACAGGAACATGAACATCCTGAATATCACCTGCTACG CCGAGAAGCTGAGCCTGCGGGAGGCCCGGGACCGGCTGGTGCGGGAGGCCCAGCAGCAGCGGGAGAACTGCTCACAGGTGACAGAGAAGCTGAAGCAGGCGGCCAGCACCGCCAACGGTGAGCGGGAGCTCTGCCGGCAGGAGAGCATCAGCCTGCGGGCACAGTACAGcgggcagagccaggggcagaACCAGTGCTGCAGCCTGGGGGACAAGATGGTGGGCGAGTTCCAGACCATCCGGCAGACCATCCAGGAGAAAGTGGGGACCCTCCCGTACTACCAGGCCAGCAGCTGCGGACTACCAGTCCAGCAGATGAACGCCCAGCTCAAGACGCTGGGGGacaagctgcagcaggagctgcaggcccAGGCGCAGGAGAACGGGCGGCTGCACGGCGAGAAGCTGCTCAGCGAGGCGAACCTGGGggactgcaggcagcagcgcaacAGGGAAACTcagcagcaccagcaccagctgcAGGCCCTGCAGGCCGCCTGCGACGCCGAGGCCAAGCGGAGCTACCAGGAGAAGCAGATGCTGACGGAGGAGAAGGGGCGCCTgagccagcagctgcaggagaacAAGCAGCTACTTGCCCAGGCTGAGAACACGAAGGCCCAACTGGAAAGCTGCAGGAAGGCAAAG GGCAGCGCTTTCAACCCAGGCCTGAGAAATCCTGGCAACCCCAGCACCTTTGGGAACCCTGGCACCTTTGGGAATCCTGGGACCTTCGGGAACCCTGGCACCTTTGGGAACCCTGGGACCTTCGGCAACCCTGGCATCTTTGGGAACCCCAGCACCTTTGGGAACCCTGGGACCTTCGGCAACCCCGGCACCTTTGGGAACCCAGGGACACTGGGGAATCCCGGGACATTCGGGAACACTG ACCGCACCAGCCTGGATGAAATCGGAAAGCGAATCCTGGAGGCCAAGCTGCCCAACCAGTTCCCCCCTAAACCCGTGGCACAGCCCAG TGGCTAA